In a genomic window of Leifsonia xyli subsp. cynodontis DSM 46306:
- a CDS encoding ABC transporter permease — translation MSLRLPLGDVASRAVDVVTVALGGLFDAVRAVFAGLYAGVDWPLQTPPLWGVILLFAILGVWLRGWVFGAGTVAGLLLIASVDQWANAMDTLALVLVSAALLSSLENALFNSGADARGYDRIVEKWMSEHADYVRSLTD, via the coding sequence ATGAGCCTCCGTCTCCCGCTCGGCGATGTGGCTTCCCGCGCCGTCGATGTCGTGACCGTCGCCCTCGGCGGCCTGTTCGATGCCGTCCGCGCTGTCTTCGCCGGCCTCTACGCCGGGGTGGACTGGCCTCTGCAGACCCCGCCGCTCTGGGGCGTCATCCTCCTCTTCGCGATCCTCGGCGTGTGGCTGCGCGGCTGGGTCTTCGGTGCGGGGACGGTGGCCGGGCTGCTCCTCATCGCCAGCGTCGACCAGTGGGCGAACGCGATGGACACCCTCGCGCTCGTCCTCGTCTCCGCCGCACTGCTCTCCTCTCTCGAGAATGCGTTGTTCAACAGCGGCGCCGACGCTCGGGGCTACGACCGGATCGTGGAGAAGTGGATGTCCGAGCACGCGGACTATGTGCGGTCGCTGACCGACTGA
- a CDS encoding ABC transporter ATP-binding protein/permease, with the protein MLRSRELGFVFQSSFVLGDAPTLENAALGLRIQGMPIRERGRLAEIAVRKLGLGQKTETLSRLLSGGERQRLAIARAIATVPSVILADEPAGNLDSKNASLVMEHLRELNAQGVTVILVTHDAEIAATIPRRIRIVDGRIESDETDLQANACSLDRDTYAESRATSRKFVVSKERLLDDLADAFSALTQKIGRASLLVPAFTLGIAGVVSAIGVSESAAAQVSARLSEAALDEVRVFLPADGDLLGDGYEKLEGWVERASSVAYVDSVAYEARAPAKSVGISRFYDDRSQENTSELFLMATSSNYLDVVGSTDRLISKSFSSINDSAVRNVAWVVEEVSNKLGVPQPGPGSSLWIGQQRVEVTGSLHSLERAPHLNRTVIVSPDVVAASSELQVMLIVRTQEGFPSAVAEALPLAMDPSNPGQFSIETVADLRDLRHGVSNDLGAFVGMLAIVVLVLVSISASATMYLSVQSRTAEIALRRAIGTSRAAVGRLFLAEGMIIGVIGGALGGFLGTAAVITVSVVQGWPQILPPYLVPAAMISGVAAGFLSALIPALSASRKDPATAIRG; encoded by the coding sequence ATGTTGCGTTCTCGTGAGCTTGGGTTTGTTTTTCAATCCTCGTTCGTCCTTGGAGATGCTCCGACCCTTGAAAACGCGGCATTGGGTCTTCGCATACAGGGGATGCCGATTCGTGAACGCGGTCGCTTGGCCGAGATAGCTGTTCGTAAGCTTGGACTTGGTCAGAAGACTGAAACTCTGTCGAGGTTGTTGTCAGGTGGGGAGCGTCAGCGACTTGCAATTGCTAGAGCGATCGCAACGGTACCTTCGGTAATTCTAGCGGACGAGCCGGCCGGCAACTTGGATTCGAAAAATGCTTCTCTTGTCATGGAGCACCTGCGTGAGTTGAACGCTCAAGGGGTCACGGTGATCCTCGTGACGCATGATGCTGAGATTGCAGCCACAATTCCCAGGCGGATCAGAATCGTTGATGGACGCATCGAGTCAGATGAGACTGATCTGCAAGCAAATGCTTGCTCTCTGGATCGAGATACCTATGCTGAATCACGTGCCACATCTCGAAAATTCGTTGTGAGCAAAGAGCGTCTGCTTGATGATTTGGCGGATGCGTTTTCTGCGCTTACCCAGAAAATTGGACGCGCTTCTCTCCTCGTGCCCGCTTTTACTCTTGGCATCGCGGGAGTGGTTAGTGCAATCGGTGTGAGCGAAAGCGCAGCGGCTCAAGTGTCGGCTCGTCTTTCTGAAGCTGCACTTGATGAGGTACGTGTTTTTCTGCCAGCAGATGGCGATCTGCTCGGTGACGGTTACGAAAAGCTTGAAGGCTGGGTTGAGCGTGCTTCATCAGTGGCTTATGTTGACTCGGTCGCATATGAAGCGCGTGCGCCAGCAAAGTCAGTCGGGATCTCAAGATTTTACGACGACCGCAGCCAGGAGAATACCTCCGAACTGTTCCTTATGGCTACATCGTCAAACTACCTTGATGTTGTCGGCTCAACTGACAGGCTCATTTCAAAAAGCTTCAGCTCAATCAACGATTCTGCCGTCAGAAACGTCGCCTGGGTTGTAGAAGAGGTTTCAAACAAGCTGGGTGTGCCTCAGCCAGGGCCGGGTTCTTCTCTATGGATAGGCCAGCAACGCGTTGAAGTGACCGGTAGCTTACACTCCCTCGAACGAGCGCCACACCTCAACCGAACTGTGATTGTCTCACCTGACGTAGTTGCCGCATCCAGCGAACTGCAAGTTATGCTGATTGTCAGAACTCAGGAGGGCTTTCCTTCTGCCGTGGCGGAGGCGCTTCCTCTTGCGATGGATCCATCAAACCCTGGCCAGTTTTCGATTGAAACTGTTGCCGATCTCAGGGATCTGAGACACGGTGTGAGCAATGATCTCGGGGCTTTTGTCGGGATGCTAGCGATTGTTGTGCTGGTTCTTGTGTCCATTAGCGCAAGTGCGACGATGTATCTCTCGGTTCAGTCTCGGACAGCTGAAATCGCATTAAGAAGAGCTATAGGGACAAGCCGGGCGGCAGTTGGAAGGCTTTTCCTTGCTGAGGGAATGATTATTGGCGTGATCGGCGGGGCGCTTGGAGGTTTTCTGGGAACCGCCGCAGTGATAACTGTTTCCGTGGTGCAAGGATGGCCACAAATACTCCCGCCTTATTTGGTGCCAGCCGCAATGATAAGCGGTGTCGCCGCAGGGTTCTTGAGCGCGTTGATTCCTGCACTATCTGCATCTCGGAAAGACCCGGCAACTGCGATTCGGGGCTAG
- a CDS encoding Fic/DOC family protein: MDSADFVDPYLDPQTGILRNLVGATTREALNAAEGALTVVRAMQLMDKPPAATNDLAELREIHRRLFGDVYAWAGQLRTVDIRKPEGEPFLPVSMIERAADFAVGELRADGLLRQLERP; the protein is encoded by the coding sequence ATGGACTCCGCTGATTTCGTAGACCCCTACCTTGACCCGCAGACCGGCATCCTCCGAAACCTCGTCGGCGCGACCACACGAGAAGCCCTGAACGCCGCCGAGGGTGCATTGACCGTTGTCCGGGCGATGCAGCTGATGGACAAGCCACCGGCTGCGACGAATGACCTGGCGGAGCTCCGCGAGATCCATCGCCGTTTGTTCGGCGATGTGTATGCGTGGGCCGGCCAACTGCGCACGGTGGATATTCGCAAGCCGGAGGGTGAACCGTTCCTGCCGGTGTCGATGATCGAGCGTGCCGCCGACTTCGCCGTGGGCGAGTTGCGCGCGGATGGTTTGCTCCGCCAGTTGGAGCGTCCGTAG
- a CDS encoding AI-2E family transporter yields the protein MLNAFATGFFITILTIYFIASYDTTKQSLYRLISHSHREQFESYAERILKNFDKYLSGMVALAFFNAVYSLLLLLATGVPGAFLIALAAFFITLIPLIGTVLTTIAMSALAFIHSPVSGIVVLVLMLIYMQLEAYIMTPR from the coding sequence GTGCTGAACGCCTTCGCCACCGGCTTCTTCATCACCATCCTGACGATCTACTTCATCGCCTCCTACGACACGACCAAGCAGTCGCTGTACCGTCTGATCAGCCACTCCCACCGGGAACAGTTCGAGAGCTACGCCGAGCGCATCCTGAAGAACTTCGACAAGTACCTGAGCGGGATGGTCGCCCTCGCCTTCTTCAACGCCGTCTACAGCCTCCTCCTGCTTCTCGCCACGGGCGTCCCCGGCGCTTTCCTCATCGCCCTGGCCGCCTTCTTCATCACTCTCATCCCGCTCATCGGAACAGTACTGACCACCATCGCCATGTCGGCGCTGGCCTTCATCCACTCCCCGGTCAGCGGCATCGTCGTTCTGGTGCTGATGCTGATCTACATGCAGCTTGAGGCATACATCATGACGCCCCGGTGA
- a CDS encoding carboxypeptidase-like regulatory domain-containing protein: MRADPGISGTVTNADGGVAGVVITATGPSGSGSAVTGADGSYSIPKLPPGGYSVEVSPPPGTEPLGF; this comes from the coding sequence GTGCGCGCCGACCCGGGCATCAGCGGCACCGTAACGAATGCGGACGGCGGGGTCGCGGGCGTGGTCATCACCGCGACCGGGCCCAGCGGCAGCGGCAGCGCGGTGACGGGCGCGGACGGCAGCTACAGCATCCCGAAGCTCCCGCCCGGCGGCTACTCCGTCGAGGTCTCGCCCCCACCCGGAACGGAACCACTTGGGTTCTAA
- a CDS encoding carbonic anhydrase family protein encodes MHTRPVCRLAAFAAAATVAIGLAGCVSASSTSTPTPTSSSWSYSGEDGPAHWDAVAKACKKTAEAHESPIDIKTSTLVTDAAATPVKTHYAPAAFHLENNGHTIEAVADDTSANTIERDGTTYSLQQFHFHADSEHTIDGKHAAAELHLVHKSASGEVAVCCCRRARRTMP; translated from the coding sequence ATGCATACTCGTCCTGTCTGCCGTCTCGCTGCCTTTGCCGCCGCCGCCACCGTTGCGATCGGTCTCGCCGGGTGCGTCAGCGCTTCGAGCACCTCCACACCCACCCCGACATCGTCCAGCTGGTCGTACAGCGGCGAAGACGGACCCGCCCACTGGGATGCGGTCGCGAAGGCATGCAAGAAAACTGCGGAGGCGCACGAGTCGCCGATCGACATCAAGACGTCCACACTCGTGACGGATGCGGCCGCGACCCCGGTGAAGACGCACTACGCACCCGCGGCCTTCCACCTGGAGAACAACGGCCACACGATCGAGGCGGTCGCAGACGACACCTCCGCGAACACGATCGAACGGGACGGCACGACGTACTCGCTGCAGCAGTTCCACTTCCATGCGGACAGCGAGCACACCATCGACGGCAAGCACGCGGCGGCTGAACTCCACCTGGTTCACAAGTCCGCATCCGGCGAGGTCGCCGTGTGCTGCTGCAGGAGGGCGCGGCGAACGATGCCCTGA
- a CDS encoding DUF6782 family putative metallopeptidase, protein MVTGTDDNGVTNPLTAHLHAAGWTVTTEHLHGPNGYADPERRAVVLDDRLAPEQAAKTLIHEAAHIQLGHTDELTEYAQHRGRMETEAESVAYVVAGMLGFDTSSYSVGYIAGWADGNPDLVRETAARVLAAAHTIAEAIAPADIGGAEAA, encoded by the coding sequence ATGGTGACAGGCACCGACGACAACGGCGTGACCAACCCACTGACCGCCCACCTGCACGCGGCCGGATGGACCGTCACCACCGAACACCTGCACGGTCCGAACGGATATGCCGACCCCGAACGCCGCGCAGTCGTCCTGGACGACCGGCTCGCCCCGGAGCAGGCCGCGAAGACCCTCATCCACGAAGCCGCCCACATCCAGCTCGGACACACTGACGAGCTCACCGAATACGCGCAGCACCGTGGCCGGATGGAGACCGAAGCCGAGTCCGTTGCCTATGTGGTCGCCGGGATGCTCGGCTTCGACACCAGCAGCTACAGCGTCGGCTACATCGCCGGCTGGGCCGACGGCAACCCCGACCTGGTGCGCGAGACCGCCGCGCGTGTGCTCGCCGCCGCACACACCATCGCCGAAGCCATTGCGCCGGCTGACATTGGCGGTGCAGAGGCCGCCTGA
- a CDS encoding helix-turn-helix domain-containing protein, which yields MEALAHVEVTPAFLTQAEVAVLLGVPERTLEGWRLTKSGPPWLKFGRHVKYDRVDVLAWAREQRRG from the coding sequence ATGGAAGCTCTTGCGCATGTCGAGGTCACTCCCGCGTTTCTGACCCAGGCTGAGGTTGCCGTGCTCTTGGGTGTCCCGGAGCGCACCCTGGAAGGGTGGCGGCTGACGAAGTCCGGGCCGCCCTGGTTGAAGTTCGGGCGGCACGTCAAGTACGACCGTGTGGACGTGCTTGCTTGGGCGCGGGAGCAGCGTCGTGGCTAG
- a CDS encoding antitoxin VbhA family protein codes for MAFSRLTVSEEVERRRRVDEAIHSGEMEGVSVDVDTRADTEDYIAGRIDSDELVERARARYGLR; via the coding sequence ATGGCATTCTCACGACTGACTGTGTCGGAGGAAGTCGAGCGGCGTCGCCGCGTTGACGAGGCGATTCACTCCGGCGAGATGGAGGGTGTCAGCGTCGACGTCGACACTCGTGCCGACACGGAGGACTACATCGCGGGTCGGATCGACTCGGACGAGCTCGTCGAGCGCGCACGGGCTCGGTATGGACTCCGCTGA
- a CDS encoding SufS family cysteine desulfurase → MRTDTLDPFRLRADFPVFDREVNGHPFVYLDSGATAQKPRQVLEAERAFAERHTSAVHRGAHTVAGEATELFEKARARVAGFVGARPDELVWTSNATEGINLLAYGMSNASLGRGGLASGRFRLGPGDELVVTEAEHHANLIPWQELAARTGATLRVIGLTDDGSLRLDQAAELIGPRTRVVAFAHVSNVLGTVAPVAELVALAHEHGALVVLDACQSVPHLPVAFPALEVDFAVFSGHKMLGPTGVGALYGRQELLDALPPFRTGGSMITTVTLDGAEYLPAPQRFEAGTQPVSQAVALASAVDYLDAVGMAAIASHEEALGARLLAGLGELDGVRVLGPGPGTSRVGLVSFVVDGIHAHDVGHFLDDRGIAVRVGHHCAQPLHRRFAVTASTRISTYLYNTADEVDAAVAAVADARAFFGVIES, encoded by the coding sequence ATGCGCACCGACACTCTCGACCCGTTCCGGCTCCGCGCGGACTTCCCCGTCTTCGACCGCGAGGTGAACGGGCATCCCTTCGTCTACCTCGACTCCGGCGCCACGGCGCAGAAGCCGCGGCAGGTGCTGGAGGCCGAACGAGCCTTCGCCGAAAGGCACACCTCGGCCGTGCATCGCGGCGCCCACACCGTCGCGGGCGAGGCGACCGAGTTGTTCGAGAAGGCCCGCGCGCGCGTCGCCGGCTTCGTCGGGGCGCGGCCGGACGAACTCGTCTGGACGTCCAACGCCACCGAGGGCATCAACCTCCTGGCGTACGGGATGTCGAACGCTTCTCTCGGACGGGGCGGACTGGCCTCCGGGCGCTTCCGTCTCGGTCCGGGCGACGAGCTGGTCGTGACCGAGGCCGAGCACCACGCCAACCTCATCCCTTGGCAGGAGCTCGCTGCCCGCACGGGCGCGACCCTCCGGGTCATCGGCCTCACCGACGACGGCAGCCTCCGCCTCGACCAGGCCGCCGAGCTGATCGGTCCGCGTACCCGCGTCGTCGCTTTCGCCCACGTCTCGAACGTCCTCGGCACGGTCGCGCCGGTGGCCGAGCTGGTCGCTCTCGCCCACGAGCACGGAGCGCTCGTCGTCCTGGACGCCTGTCAGTCCGTTCCGCACCTCCCCGTCGCCTTCCCGGCTCTGGAGGTCGACTTCGCCGTCTTCTCCGGCCACAAGATGCTCGGTCCCACCGGGGTCGGCGCGCTCTACGGCCGCCAGGAGCTCCTCGACGCCCTCCCGCCGTTCCGCACCGGGGGATCCATGATCACGACCGTGACACTGGACGGGGCCGAATACCTTCCCGCGCCGCAGCGCTTCGAGGCGGGCACGCAGCCTGTCTCCCAGGCGGTCGCCCTCGCGAGCGCCGTCGACTACCTCGACGCGGTCGGGATGGCGGCCATCGCTTCCCACGAGGAAGCGCTCGGCGCGCGCCTGCTCGCCGGGCTCGGGGAGCTCGACGGCGTGCGCGTCCTCGGCCCCGGCCCGGGGACCTCCCGCGTCGGGCTCGTGAGTTTCGTAGTGGATGGCATCCACGCGCACGATGTCGGGCACTTCCTCGACGACCGGGGCATCGCGGTGCGCGTCGGCCACCACTGCGCGCAGCCGCTGCATCGCCGGTTCGCCGTCACGGCCTCCACCCGCATCAGCACCTACCTTTACAACACGGCGGACGAGGTGGACGCGGCGGTCGCTGCTGTCGCCGACGCCCGTGCTTTCTTCGGAGTGATCGAGTCATGA
- a CDS encoding carbonic anhydrase family protein — translation MLLQEGAANDALSQLFSEIPAEPDEERELTAPIDLNAVLPAGSASAQYDGSLTTPPCTEGVRWNVFLTPATVSAAQLAAFTAVYPDNNRPVQGLHGREVAKVTE, via the coding sequence GTGCTGCTGCAGGAGGGCGCGGCGAACGATGCCCTGAGCCAGCTGTTCTCCGAGATCCCGGCCGAGCCCGACGAGGAACGGGAGTTGACAGCTCCGATCGACCTGAACGCTGTGCTCCCGGCCGGCTCGGCCAGCGCGCAGTACGACGGCTCGCTCACCACTCCGCCCTGCACCGAGGGCGTGCGCTGGAACGTCTTCCTCACCCCGGCGACGGTGTCGGCCGCGCAGCTGGCGGCGTTCACCGCGGTGTACCCGGACAACAACCGGCCGGTGCAAGGGCTGCACGGCCGTGAGGTCGCCAAAGTCACGGAGTAG
- a CDS encoding peptidoglycan-binding domain-containing protein codes for MTADGGETSPKSGSSLQRVRRRGTLFAVGFSVLALIGASFVAGRFTTPPDRVVIEQAQQKIDVYVRRAGVRVRADSRIVYVAEVQEPISVTMTPQAVNEKMVVRMAVSPGDALQPGALIGVIGGFPYFALPGSLAPYRDLAAGDKGDDVKMLQNALNMSGYQAGEDGVVGRMLFNAVAAMYKANGVEGHSWSLISTAQFVSVEAMPAAVLSVPKVGSLLGKDNPLLTVSSGAPFLALNANSTLIRELTVGTELRAQVNGELTAVAVTNVANTSSSDKKESGEEKSQASQFI; via the coding sequence ATGACAGCAGATGGTGGCGAAACCAGTCCAAAGAGTGGGAGCTCTCTGCAAAGAGTGCGCCGAAGAGGAACACTCTTTGCTGTTGGCTTCAGCGTATTGGCACTGATTGGCGCCTCCTTTGTCGCGGGTCGATTCACAACCCCGCCAGACCGAGTGGTGATCGAGCAAGCGCAACAAAAAATAGACGTCTATGTTCGCCGTGCCGGAGTCCGCGTACGCGCAGATTCTCGAATTGTCTATGTCGCCGAGGTTCAAGAACCAATCAGCGTAACGATGACACCACAGGCAGTCAATGAAAAGATGGTTGTCCGAATGGCAGTATCGCCTGGTGACGCGTTGCAACCCGGCGCACTTATTGGTGTCATCGGAGGATTTCCCTATTTTGCTCTTCCCGGATCGTTAGCACCGTATCGCGATTTAGCAGCAGGCGACAAAGGTGATGACGTTAAAATGTTGCAAAACGCGCTGAATATGTCTGGCTACCAGGCCGGAGAAGATGGCGTCGTCGGACGAATGCTGTTCAACGCTGTTGCCGCGATGTATAAGGCAAATGGCGTCGAAGGGCACTCCTGGAGCCTCATCTCGACTGCTCAATTTGTGAGCGTAGAGGCTATGCCAGCAGCTGTTCTGAGTGTTCCAAAAGTTGGCTCCTTGCTTGGAAAGGACAATCCGCTGTTAACGGTAAGTTCCGGCGCCCCTTTCCTCGCCCTGAACGCCAACTCAACGTTGATTCGAGAATTGACAGTTGGAACTGAACTCCGTGCTCAAGTGAACGGCGAACTGACTGCCGTAGCAGTAACGAATGTAGCCAATACGTCCAGTTCGGACAAAAAAGAATCGGGAGAAGAAAAAAGCCAGGCAAGTCAATTTATCTAG
- a CDS encoding quaternary amine ABC transporter ATP-binding protein, with amino-acid sequence MSESIAVEATKVFKVFGRKPTEAVRRLREGAKRAEVTALGTAAVIDASLAVRRGEIFVVMGLSGSGKSTLIRLLNGLLEPTAGEVAVMGTTITGLAGKRLREVRQRHISMVFQHFALMPHRTVLDNIAFGLEVKGVHVAARREKAEEVLELVGLGGCGGKLLGELSGGMQQRVGLGRALAADTDVLLMDEAFSALDPLIRREMQEQLLELQAKLGKTIVFITHDLNEAMLLGDRIAVMRAGRIVQTGTPEEILTDPANDYVASFVQDVDRARVLTAASVMEPARSLVTVAGGPRVAMRTMRDLQTSAAFVVGQGWTLLGAVRDHDVMRQVREGRGDLTEAIDSDIASVSRDEALSELVEPSVGSALPLAVVDERHRLLGVIPRVTLLAALGNVTSDTTEIPVVVEPPATVSADAMTLALRESAGTVRASA; translated from the coding sequence GTGAGCGAATCCATCGCCGTCGAGGCGACGAAGGTGTTCAAGGTGTTCGGACGCAAGCCCACCGAGGCCGTCCGGCGCCTGCGCGAGGGCGCGAAGCGCGCGGAGGTGACGGCGCTCGGAACGGCCGCCGTCATCGACGCGTCGCTGGCCGTCCGGCGCGGGGAGATCTTCGTCGTCATGGGCCTGTCCGGTTCGGGCAAGTCCACCCTCATCCGCCTGCTGAACGGTCTGCTGGAGCCGACAGCGGGAGAGGTGGCCGTCATGGGCACCACGATCACCGGCCTGGCCGGCAAGCGACTCCGGGAGGTGCGGCAGCGCCATATCTCGATGGTCTTCCAGCACTTCGCCCTGATGCCGCACCGCACTGTCCTCGACAACATCGCCTTCGGCCTCGAGGTCAAAGGCGTACACGTCGCGGCCCGTCGCGAGAAGGCCGAAGAGGTCCTCGAGCTCGTCGGTCTCGGCGGCTGTGGCGGCAAGCTCCTCGGCGAGCTCTCCGGTGGGATGCAGCAGCGTGTCGGCCTCGGCCGTGCGCTCGCCGCCGACACCGACGTCCTGCTGATGGACGAGGCGTTCTCGGCGCTCGACCCGCTCATCCGGCGCGAGATGCAGGAGCAGTTGCTCGAACTCCAGGCCAAGCTCGGCAAGACGATCGTCTTCATCACCCACGACCTCAACGAGGCGATGCTCCTCGGCGATCGCATCGCCGTCATGCGCGCGGGCCGCATCGTCCAGACCGGGACGCCGGAGGAGATCCTGACCGACCCGGCGAACGATTACGTCGCCAGCTTCGTCCAGGACGTCGACCGTGCCCGTGTGCTCACCGCCGCGAGCGTCATGGAGCCCGCACGCTCTCTCGTGACCGTCGCAGGCGGACCCCGCGTGGCCATGCGCACCATGCGCGACCTGCAGACTTCGGCCGCGTTCGTCGTCGGGCAGGGCTGGACCCTGCTCGGGGCCGTCCGCGACCACGACGTGATGCGCCAGGTCCGCGAAGGGCGCGGGGACCTCACGGAGGCGATCGACAGCGACATCGCCTCCGTCTCCCGCGACGAGGCGCTCAGCGAGCTGGTCGAGCCGTCCGTCGGCAGCGCTCTGCCGCTGGCGGTGGTGGACGAGCGCCATCGCCTGCTCGGCGTCATCCCGCGTGTCACCCTGCTCGCGGCCCTCGGCAACGTGACGAGCGACACCACCGAGATCCCGGTCGTGGTCGAGCCGCCCGCGACCGTCTCCGCGGATGCGATGACCCTGGCCCTGAGAGAGTCCGCCGGGACTGTGAGGGCGAGCGCATGA
- a CDS encoding tyrosine-type recombinase/integrase, whose amino-acid sequence MARPKIAAGEIGQVQATPLANGKWRARARMRNDAGELVQLRAEGATEAAAREELLARAKALTTHTKAIVTGASTIAEVAEAWLPTIRVRAQNGTLSWSTYENYETTVRLTLVPVCGGVRLYALTVGRCDRIIQNLLTDRGVSAARKARSVLSLICGFAVRDDAMLTNPVRDVTRLPTPEKKTAMLTPEQVPAIRELMTRWREDSGMGPRPNWRALVDGMDIMLGTSARVGECIGLRRCDVEMTTAPPTILIDGTVIQNKEQGIRRKDAPKRTRQRRRVALPALAAEAVRRRLALAEKGPEALLFPTKTGKPMSVSNWVVERTMAWILAFRKLATRYDRTASTITALVALACEIDQIQSIVAPPAVSSNRSCFSKASAGVFQPSTFRG is encoded by the coding sequence GTGGCTAGGCCGAAGATCGCCGCGGGCGAGATTGGACAGGTTCAGGCGACACCGCTCGCGAACGGGAAGTGGCGTGCGCGCGCACGGATGCGAAACGACGCGGGGGAGTTGGTACAGCTCCGCGCTGAAGGCGCGACCGAGGCAGCCGCCCGTGAGGAGCTGCTGGCGCGTGCGAAGGCGCTGACGACGCACACGAAGGCTATCGTCACCGGCGCCTCGACCATCGCGGAGGTGGCGGAAGCGTGGCTGCCCACGATCCGGGTGCGGGCCCAGAACGGAACTCTGTCTTGGTCGACGTACGAGAACTACGAAACCACCGTCCGCCTCACCCTCGTCCCCGTCTGTGGTGGGGTCCGCCTGTACGCCCTCACGGTCGGCCGCTGTGACCGGATCATCCAGAATCTCCTCACCGACCGGGGCGTCTCTGCGGCGCGGAAGGCGCGGTCGGTGCTGTCGCTGATTTGCGGGTTCGCCGTGCGGGACGACGCGATGCTGACCAATCCCGTGCGGGACGTGACCCGGTTGCCGACGCCGGAGAAGAAGACCGCCATGCTCACTCCGGAGCAGGTCCCCGCGATCCGCGAACTTATGACCCGCTGGCGAGAGGATTCGGGGATGGGGCCGCGCCCGAACTGGCGCGCGCTTGTGGACGGCATGGACATCATGCTCGGCACCTCCGCCCGGGTGGGGGAGTGCATCGGCCTGCGCCGCTGCGACGTGGAGATGACGACCGCGCCGCCGACGATTCTGATCGATGGCACGGTCATCCAGAACAAGGAGCAGGGCATCCGGCGTAAGGACGCCCCCAAACGCACCCGCCAACGCCGCCGTGTCGCTCTCCCCGCTCTCGCTGCCGAGGCGGTGCGGCGACGTCTCGCGCTCGCGGAGAAGGGGCCGGAAGCGCTGCTGTTCCCAACGAAGACGGGCAAGCCCATGAGCGTGTCCAACTGGGTAGTCGAACGCACCATGGCCTGGATCCTCGCCTTCCGGAAACTCGCCACTCGCTACGACCGCACCGCCTCAACGATCACGGCGCTCGTCGCTCTAGCATGCGAAATTGACCAGATTCAATCGATCGTCGCACCACCGGCTGTTTCGAGTAACCGTAGCTGCTTTTCGAAGGCCTCTGCGGGCGTCTTCCAGCCGAGCACTTTCCGCGGGTGA
- a CDS encoding carboxypeptidase-like regulatory domain-containing protein, protein MAQATVGADGAYSFPAVQASAGYTVSVTPASGMIAAGPATKPADLSASDAVVDFSIRPIVPVAIGGTVRDTNGVPVAGATVELDAGATLTTGPDGTYLFDEAAVGPHTVTVTAPPGL, encoded by the coding sequence GTGGCGCAGGCGACCGTCGGGGCGGACGGCGCCTACTCTTTCCCGGCCGTGCAGGCCAGCGCAGGCTACACCGTCTCGGTCACACCGGCATCCGGGATGATCGCGGCCGGCCCGGCCACCAAGCCCGCCGACCTCTCGGCATCGGATGCCGTGGTCGATTTCTCCATCCGCCCGATCGTCCCCGTCGCCATCGGCGGCACCGTCCGGGACACGAACGGCGTTCCCGTCGCGGGGGCGACCGTCGAGCTCGATGCCGGCGCCACGCTGACCACCGGCCCCGACGGAACCTACCTGTTCGACGAGGCCGCCGTCGGCCCGCACACGGTGACCGTGACCGCTCCCCCCGGGCTATGA
- the sufU gene encoding Fe-S cluster assembly sulfur transfer protein SufU, whose amino-acid sequence MSDLQSLYQQVILDHAREKHGFGLREGDAARSHQYNPTCGDEVTLAVHRGTGGRIHAISWEGHGCSISTASASLLSDLVQDADPAELRRAVAAFRELMQSKGTLDGDEEVLGDAVALAGVSEYVTRVKCAMLPWVALEDVLTKAGA is encoded by the coding sequence ATGAGCGATCTGCAGAGCCTCTACCAGCAGGTCATCCTCGACCACGCCCGCGAGAAGCACGGGTTCGGTCTCCGCGAGGGCGACGCCGCGCGGTCGCACCAGTACAACCCGACCTGCGGCGACGAGGTCACGCTCGCCGTGCATCGGGGGACTGGCGGACGCATCCACGCGATCAGCTGGGAAGGTCACGGCTGTTCCATCTCCACCGCGTCGGCGTCGCTGCTGAGCGACCTCGTCCAGGATGCCGACCCGGCCGAGCTGCGCAGGGCGGTCGCCGCGTTCCGCGAGCTGATGCAGTCGAAGGGCACGCTGGACGGCGATGAGGAGGTGCTCGGGGACGCTGTGGCGCTTGCCGGCGTCTCGGAGTACGTGACGCGCGTGAAGTGCGCGATGCTGCCGTGGGTCGCGCTGGAGGACGTCCTTACGAAGGCCGGCGCCTGA